One genomic window of Tachypleus tridentatus isolate NWPU-2018 chromosome 12, ASM421037v1, whole genome shotgun sequence includes the following:
- the LOC143234715 gene encoding uncharacterized protein LOC143234715 isoform X1: MKVEPFSEEEQDVLVDKKLEKNEQETFTTMNTTGKTHHFEERSPHTNFKFDVIKEETEDVYDGDEDTVETDCILFILSTLKHNIHVQVKAEQPDHVLEGDVISKFSDSNDNDLDSSSYNYTNVKMKTEFQEEIASVLDSTSDVKTCCESQCPSYHVIKQDFFTEVVNSSKSNSVICGETNLNGNDLNKLNIPQCNSKTYSYVTSRKEFRTLENLTQKERIESGEKPYYCALLGKHFKSNSPSEQHHRNHSERKIYSCGICRKHFESRYTLKSHQTIHTGEKPYTCIVCGKQFKRKGELKQHQAIHTGEKPYSCTVCGKHFRRNNDLKEHQRIHTGEKPYSCSVCGKQFRRNSGLRTHHKSHTVEKPYSCTVCEKQFGTRRYLKMHHQRMHVGEKPYSCTVCNKQFGIRSYLKIHQRMHTEEKPYSCLVCGKHFSTNSNLKLHQVIHMKEKPYSCVVCEKQFRTKGQLKQHQKIHTGEKPHVCTVCGKQFIRNGNLRTHHRSHTGEKPYSCRVCEKQFRTSSCLKMHQGLHTGDKPYSCTVCEKQFGTRRYLKMHHQRMHVGEKPRVS; the protein is encoded by the exons ATGAAGGTTGAACCATTTTCTGAAGAGGAACAGGATGTTTTGGTGGATAAGAAACTGGAGAAAAATGAACAAGAAACTTTCACAACAATGAATA CTACAGGAAAAACCCATCACTTTGAAGAAAGATCTCCACATACCAATTTTAAGTTTGATGTGATAAAAGAGGAAACCGAAGATGTCTATGATGGAGATGAAGATACAGTGGAG ACTGACTGCATATTGTTTATCCTAAGTACTTTAAAGCAT AACATCCATGTCCAAGTGAAAGCAGAACAGCCTGATCATGTGTTAGAAGGTGATGTTATTTCAAAGTTCAGTGACAGCAATGATAATGATCTGGATAGTTCAAGTTATAATTACACAAATGtgaaaatgaaaactgaatttCAAGAAGAAATTGCATCTGTGTTAGATAGTACATCTG ATGTGAAGACCTGCTGTGAAAGTCAGTGTCCTAGTTATCATGTTATAAAACAAGATTTCTTTACAGAAGTTGTGAACTCCTCAAAATCAAATAGTGTTATATGTggagaaacaaatttaaatggaAATGACCTAAATAAATTGAATATACCTCAGTGTAATAGTAAAACGTACAGTTATGTAACCAGTAGAAAGGAATTTAGAACATTGGAAAATCTAACACAAAAAGAGAGGATAGAATCTGGAGAGAAACCTTATTATTGTGCACTTTTAGGAAAACATTTTAAGAGCAATAGTCCTTCTGAACAACATCACAGAAATCACAGTGAGAGGAAAATTTACAGTTGTGGAATTTGTAGAAAACATTTTGAATCAAGATATACCTTAAAATCACATCAAacaatacacactggggagaaaccatacactTGTATagtttgtggaaaacagtttaaaagaaaagGTGAATTAAAACAACATCAAGCAATACATACTGGagaaaaaccatacagttgtacagtttgtggaaaacattttaggcgaaacaatgatttaaaagaacatcaaagaatacatactggagagaaaccatacagttgttcAGTCTGTGGAAAACAGTTTAGAAGAAACAGTGGTTTAAGAACACATCATAAATCACATACTGttgagaaaccatacagttgtacagtttgtgaaaaacaatttggaacaaggagatatttaaaaatgcatcatCAAAGAATGCATGTtggtgagaaaccttacagttgtacagtttgcaACAAACAATTTGGAATAAGGAGTTAtctaaaaatacatcaaagaatgcACACAgaggagaaaccatacagttgtttaGTGTGTGGAAAACACTTTAGTACAAATAGTAACTTAAAATTACATCAAGTAATACATATGAAagaaaaaccttacagttgtgtagtttgtgaaaaacagtttagaaCAAAGGGTCAattaaaacaacatcaaaaaatacatactggggagaaaccacaTGTTTGCAcagtttgtggaaaacagtttatAAGAAACGGTAACTTAAGAACACATCATAGGtcacatactggggagaaaccatacagttgtagagtttgtgaaaaacagtttcgAACAAGCAGTTGTTTAAAAATGCATCAAGGATTGCACACAGGAGACaaaccatacagttgtacagtttgtgaaaaacaatttggaacaaggagatatttaaaaatgcatcatCAAAGAATGCATGTTGGTGAGAAACCAAGAGTATCTTAA
- the LOC143234715 gene encoding uncharacterized protein LOC143234715 isoform X2: protein MKVEPFSEEEQDVLVDKKLEKNEQETFTTMNTTGKTHHFEERSPHTNFKFDVIKEETEDVYDGDEDTVENIHVQVKAEQPDHVLEGDVISKFSDSNDNDLDSSSYNYTNVKMKTEFQEEIASVLDSTSDVKTCCESQCPSYHVIKQDFFTEVVNSSKSNSVICGETNLNGNDLNKLNIPQCNSKTYSYVTSRKEFRTLENLTQKERIESGEKPYYCALLGKHFKSNSPSEQHHRNHSERKIYSCGICRKHFESRYTLKSHQTIHTGEKPYTCIVCGKQFKRKGELKQHQAIHTGEKPYSCTVCGKHFRRNNDLKEHQRIHTGEKPYSCSVCGKQFRRNSGLRTHHKSHTVEKPYSCTVCEKQFGTRRYLKMHHQRMHVGEKPYSCTVCNKQFGIRSYLKIHQRMHTEEKPYSCLVCGKHFSTNSNLKLHQVIHMKEKPYSCVVCEKQFRTKGQLKQHQKIHTGEKPHVCTVCGKQFIRNGNLRTHHRSHTGEKPYSCRVCEKQFRTSSCLKMHQGLHTGDKPYSCTVCEKQFGTRRYLKMHHQRMHVGEKPRVS, encoded by the exons ATGAAGGTTGAACCATTTTCTGAAGAGGAACAGGATGTTTTGGTGGATAAGAAACTGGAGAAAAATGAACAAGAAACTTTCACAACAATGAATA CTACAGGAAAAACCCATCACTTTGAAGAAAGATCTCCACATACCAATTTTAAGTTTGATGTGATAAAAGAGGAAACCGAAGATGTCTATGATGGAGATGAAGATACAGTGGAG AACATCCATGTCCAAGTGAAAGCAGAACAGCCTGATCATGTGTTAGAAGGTGATGTTATTTCAAAGTTCAGTGACAGCAATGATAATGATCTGGATAGTTCAAGTTATAATTACACAAATGtgaaaatgaaaactgaatttCAAGAAGAAATTGCATCTGTGTTAGATAGTACATCTG ATGTGAAGACCTGCTGTGAAAGTCAGTGTCCTAGTTATCATGTTATAAAACAAGATTTCTTTACAGAAGTTGTGAACTCCTCAAAATCAAATAGTGTTATATGTggagaaacaaatttaaatggaAATGACCTAAATAAATTGAATATACCTCAGTGTAATAGTAAAACGTACAGTTATGTAACCAGTAGAAAGGAATTTAGAACATTGGAAAATCTAACACAAAAAGAGAGGATAGAATCTGGAGAGAAACCTTATTATTGTGCACTTTTAGGAAAACATTTTAAGAGCAATAGTCCTTCTGAACAACATCACAGAAATCACAGTGAGAGGAAAATTTACAGTTGTGGAATTTGTAGAAAACATTTTGAATCAAGATATACCTTAAAATCACATCAAacaatacacactggggagaaaccatacactTGTATagtttgtggaaaacagtttaaaagaaaagGTGAATTAAAACAACATCAAGCAATACATACTGGagaaaaaccatacagttgtacagtttgtggaaaacattttaggcgaaacaatgatttaaaagaacatcaaagaatacatactggagagaaaccatacagttgttcAGTCTGTGGAAAACAGTTTAGAAGAAACAGTGGTTTAAGAACACATCATAAATCACATACTGttgagaaaccatacagttgtacagtttgtgaaaaacaatttggaacaaggagatatttaaaaatgcatcatCAAAGAATGCATGTtggtgagaaaccttacagttgtacagtttgcaACAAACAATTTGGAATAAGGAGTTAtctaaaaatacatcaaagaatgcACACAgaggagaaaccatacagttgtttaGTGTGTGGAAAACACTTTAGTACAAATAGTAACTTAAAATTACATCAAGTAATACATATGAAagaaaaaccttacagttgtgtagtttgtgaaaaacagtttagaaCAAAGGGTCAattaaaacaacatcaaaaaatacatactggggagaaaccacaTGTTTGCAcagtttgtggaaaacagtttatAAGAAACGGTAACTTAAGAACACATCATAGGtcacatactggggagaaaccatacagttgtagagtttgtgaaaaacagtttcgAACAAGCAGTTGTTTAAAAATGCATCAAGGATTGCACACAGGAGACaaaccatacagttgtacagtttgtgaaaaacaatttggaacaaggagatatttaaaaatgcatcatCAAAGAATGCATGTTGGTGAGAAACCAAGAGTATCTTAA